A section of the Chryseobacterium ginsenosidimutans genome encodes:
- a CDS encoding quinone-dependent dihydroorotate dehydrogenase produces the protein MYKSLIRPILFKFDPEEVHYFTFSMLKNFPFLTKLFLPKPIVDKRLEREVFGLEFKNPVGLAAGFDKNAVLFEELSNLGFGFIEIGTLTPKGQPGNDKKRLFRLMEDSAIINRMGFNNDGVDAAVERLKKNKNVLIGGNIGKNKVTPNEEAVNDYKICFEKLFPYVDYFVVNVSSPNTPNLRELQDKEPLTQLLGTLQQMNSEKSNPKPILLKIAPDLTDDQLLDIIDIVKETKIAGVIATNTTLSREGLISENKSEMGGLSGKPLTKRSTEVIRFLSEKSNRAFPIIGVGGIHTAKDAIEKLDAGASLIQLYTGFIYEGPELINEINKELLKRASRLPR, from the coding sequence ATGTACAAATCGCTTATTCGCCCCATTCTTTTTAAATTTGATCCTGAAGAAGTTCACTATTTTACTTTTTCAATGCTTAAAAATTTCCCTTTTTTAACGAAACTTTTCCTTCCAAAACCTATTGTGGACAAAAGGCTGGAGAGAGAGGTTTTCGGATTGGAATTTAAAAACCCTGTTGGTTTAGCTGCCGGTTTTGATAAAAATGCAGTGCTGTTTGAAGAACTTTCCAACCTTGGTTTCGGATTTATAGAAATCGGAACTTTAACACCAAAAGGTCAGCCTGGAAATGATAAAAAAAGATTATTCCGTTTGATGGAAGATTCTGCAATCATCAACAGAATGGGGTTCAACAATGATGGAGTTGATGCTGCTGTTGAAAGATTAAAGAAAAATAAAAACGTCCTGATCGGCGGAAACATCGGAAAAAATAAAGTTACTCCTAACGAAGAAGCGGTAAACGACTATAAAATCTGTTTTGAAAAACTGTTTCCTTATGTAGATTATTTCGTTGTGAATGTAAGTTCGCCAAACACCCCAAATCTTCGCGAACTGCAGGATAAAGAGCCTTTAACTCAGCTTTTGGGAACTTTACAACAAATGAACAGCGAAAAGTCAAATCCAAAACCTATTTTGTTGAAAATAGCTCCGGATTTAACTGATGATCAGCTTCTAGACATCATCGATATTGTAAAAGAAACAAAAATCGCAGGTGTTATTGCAACAAATACAACACTTTCAAGAGAAGGTTTGATTTCAGAAAATAAATCCGAAATGGGTGGACTTTCCGGAAAACCTTTAACTAAAAGATCGACAGAAGTTATCCGTTTTCTTTCTGAGAAAAGCAACAGAGCCTTCCCGATTATTGGTGTTGGTGGGATTCATACTGCAAAAGATGCAATTGAAAAACTAGATGCAGGAGCAAGTTTGATTCAATTGTATACAGGGTTTATCTATGAAGGCCCGGAATTGATCAATGAAATCAACAAAGAACTTTTAAAAAGAGCAAGCAGATTACCGAGATAA
- a CDS encoding DUF445 domain-containing protein, whose protein sequence is MNDELKRKQLRKYKAFATGLFVLMAVIFIITTILQKTNDSHWIGYVRAFSEAAMVGALADWFAVTALFRHPLGLPIPHTNLIENSKQRLGDNLGSFVVSNFLSPQNIRPYIQKLKVSNFVGEWLGKEKNQEVLIRNLSDIVLDILNKLDDAEVSNFISKKVSEMTDNIKLNKIVGNGIGYILEKNDHQRVITNLSKQIKDYIIENDEMIQDRVKKGSYSFIPSFVDNKIAGKIASGLSDFFKEIEENTQHEIRTLITAKIHEFSVDLKEDPKWDDEFKTIKNDLLKGDKLNEYSNDIWVSIKNTLKKELQEDQSSLKNYLSKNLNEFSENLKTDENLQNKIDQWVRVTAYKYILKNTHQFGNLISSTVGNWQGKELSEKLELEVGKDLQFIRVNGTLVGGLVGLIIYTISHFFL, encoded by the coding sequence ATGAATGACGAACTAAAAAGAAAACAGCTAAGAAAATATAAAGCATTTGCCACCGGATTATTTGTGCTGATGGCTGTTATTTTCATTATTACGACAATCTTACAGAAAACCAATGATTCTCATTGGATCGGTTATGTCCGTGCATTTTCGGAAGCTGCTATGGTTGGTGCTTTAGCAGACTGGTTTGCCGTGACAGCATTGTTCCGTCATCCTCTTGGGCTGCCGATTCCACATACCAATTTAATTGAAAACAGTAAGCAAAGACTGGGAGATAATCTGGGAAGTTTTGTGGTCAGCAATTTTCTTTCCCCTCAAAATATCCGTCCTTATATTCAAAAGCTTAAAGTTTCAAATTTCGTCGGCGAGTGGCTTGGAAAAGAAAAAAACCAAGAAGTTTTAATCAGAAATCTTTCGGATATTGTTTTAGATATTTTAAATAAGCTGGATGATGCTGAAGTAAGTAATTTTATCAGTAAAAAAGTTTCTGAAATGACTGATAATATTAAACTCAATAAGATTGTAGGAAACGGAATCGGCTATATTTTAGAAAAAAATGACCATCAGAGGGTTATTACTAATCTTTCAAAACAGATTAAAGATTATATTATTGAAAATGATGAAATGATTCAGGACCGGGTAAAAAAAGGAAGCTATTCTTTCATTCCATCTTTTGTAGATAATAAAATCGCCGGAAAAATTGCGAGTGGACTTTCAGATTTTTTCAAAGAAATTGAGGAAAATACACAGCATGAAATTAGAACTTTAATTACTGCAAAAATTCATGAATTTTCTGTTGATTTAAAAGAAGATCCAAAATGGGACGACGAATTTAAAACCATCAAAAATGACCTTCTGAAGGGTGATAAACTGAATGAATATTCCAATGACATCTGGGTATCAATTAAAAATACTTTAAAAAAAGAACTTCAGGAAGATCAATCTTCATTAAAAAATTATTTATCTAAAAACCTGAATGAATTTTCTGAAAATCTCAAAACCGATGAAAACCTTCAGAATAAAATTGACCAATGGGTTCGAGTAACTGCCTATAAATACATTCTTAAAAACACACATCAATTCGGAAATCTCATCAGCTCGACGGTTGGAAATTGGCAAGGAAAAGAGCTAAGCGAAAAACTGGAATTGGAAGTTGGAAAGGATCTTCAATTCATTCGAGTGAACGGAACCTTGGTCGGCGGGCTGGTCGGATTGATTATTTACACCATTTCCCATTTTTTCCTCTAA
- a CDS encoding pseudouridine synthase — MLEILYRDEHLIAINKPSGLLVHKSFYSGEADTYAIQELKKQIGQKVFPVHRLDRKTSGVLLFTLDKETLRTMNDQFATRQVEKKYLAILRGWTKEEETIDYDLVNENEIKQNAITYYQRLQTSEIDLPFLQHKTSRYCLVEAIPKTGRFHQLRKHFKHILHPILGCRKHGCNKQNKLWLQTFGINKMTLHAHQLIFNHPISNERITVNATIDDEFKKVGDILNFDLNSYS; from the coding sequence ATGTTAGAAATTCTTTATCGCGACGAACACCTTATTGCCATCAACAAACCCAGCGGTTTGTTGGTTCATAAATCTTTTTATTCGGGAGAAGCAGATACGTATGCGATTCAGGAACTAAAAAAGCAGATTGGACAAAAAGTTTTTCCTGTACATCGATTAGACCGAAAAACTTCGGGTGTTTTACTTTTCACTTTAGATAAAGAAACACTCAGAACAATGAATGACCAATTTGCTACGCGTCAAGTTGAAAAAAAGTACTTGGCAATTCTCCGGGGCTGGACGAAAGAGGAAGAAACAATTGATTATGATCTGGTTAACGAGAATGAAATCAAACAGAATGCAATAACTTATTATCAACGTTTGCAGACTTCTGAAATCGATTTGCCATTTTTACAACATAAAACTTCACGTTATTGCTTGGTAGAAGCGATCCCTAAAACGGGAAGATTTCATCAGCTGAGAAAGCATTTTAAACATATTTTGCACCCAATTTTAGGCTGCAGAAAACATGGATGTAATAAACAAAACAAATTGTGGCTTCAAACATTTGGCATCAACAAAATGACGCTTCACGCCCATCAACTGATTTTTAATCATCCTATTTCTAACGAAAGAATTACAGTAAATGCCACTATAGATGATGAGTTCAAAAAGGTAGGCGATATTTTGAATTTCGATTTGAATTCGTATTCTTAA